A single window of Gavia stellata isolate bGavSte3 chromosome 38, bGavSte3.hap2, whole genome shotgun sequence DNA harbors:
- the CHCHD5 gene encoding coiled-coil-helix-coiled-coil-helix domain-containing protein 5 — protein MEQYGRCVAASPASWQRDCHGLRLSMSRCAAAHPIVQQIRQDCAEPFAAFEQCLKENQASVMNCSDHVNAFLLCADQVKLST, from the exons ATGGAGCAGTACGGGCGGTGCGTGGCCGCCAGCCCGGCCTCCTGGCAGCGCGACTGTCACGGTCTCCGCCTCAGCATGTCCCGCTGCGCCGCCGCTCA CCCGATCGTGCAGCAGATCCGCCAGGACTGCGCGGAGCCGTTCGCCGCCTTCGAGCAGTGCCTGAAGGAGAACCAAGCCTCCGTCATGAACTGCAGCGACCACGTCAACGCCTTCCTGCTCTGCGCCGACCAGGTGAAGCTCTCCACGTGA
- the LOC104255072 gene encoding LIM homeobox transcription factor 1-alpha-like translates to MKTEEAPSCLQQATPVLGFGSDSKMREVCAGCDTPISDRFLLRVNERSWHEGCVKCAVCLQPLSGTCYCRNRQLYCKHDYEKLFQTKCSSCLKAIAPSELIMRVLENVYHVHCFYCCECERRLQRGDEFVLKEGQLLCRSDYEKEKEMLSAISPAPTESVKSEDEDGSHSHGKGSEESKDHKRSKRPRTILTTQQRRAFKASFEVSSKPCRKVRETLAAETGLTVRVVQVWFQNQRAKMKKIARRQQQQQQQQQEQDQLGNPRLGTGRGTGRNSRQSNDDSEDGASVHGLDGLMVPYPRIPQQQLLPLDQNGYSADLYRQGLTPPQLPGDHLHPYDSEGVFHDMDSDSISHLGDCLLSTAEANLLQARVGNPIDRLYSMQSSYFTS, encoded by the exons GTTCAGACTCCAAGATGCGGGAGGTGTGCGCCGGCTGCGACACCCCCATCTCCGACCGCTTCCTCCTGCGAGTCAACGAGCGTTCCTGGCACGAAGGCTGCGTGAAATGCGCCGTCTGCCTGCAGCCGCTCTCCGGGACCTGCTACTGTCGCAACCGGCAGCTCTACTGCAAACACGACTATGAGAA GCTGTTCCAGACCAAGTGCAGCAGCTGCTTGAAGGCGATCGCCCCCTCCGAGCTCATCATGCGGGTGCTGGAGAACGTCTACCACGTTCACTGCTTCTACTGCTGCGAGTGTGAGCGGCGCCTGCAGCGGGGCGACGAGTTTGTGCTCAAAGAGGGGCAGCTGCTGTGCCGCAGTGACTatgagaaggagaaggagatgctgagcGCTATCAGTCCTGCACCCACTGAGTCTG TGAAAAGCGAGGACGAAGACGGCAGCCACTCGCACGGCAAGGGCAGCGAGGAGAGCAAAGACCACAAGCGCTCCAAGCGCCCGCGCACCATCCTCACCACGCAGCAGCGTCGGGCGTTCAAGGCCTCGTTCGAGGTTTCCTCAAAACCTTGCAGAAAG GTAAGAGAGACCCTGGCAGCCGAGACGGGCTTGACTGTGCGGGTGGTACAGGTCTGGTTCCAGAACCAAAGAGCCAAG ATGAAGAAGATCGCTCGCAggcaacagcaacagcagcagcagcagcaggagcaagaCCAGCTGGGCAACCCTCGCTTAGGGACCGGGAGAGGGACCGGTCGCAACAGCAGGCAGAGCAATGACGATAGCGAAG ACGGCGCAAGCGTTCACGGCCTTGACGGGCTCATGGTCCCCTACCCCAGgatcccccagcagcagctgctgcccctggATCAGAACGGCTACAGCGCAGACTTGTACCGACAAGGGCTGACGCCGCCCCAGCTGCCAGGAGACCATCTGCACCCCTACG ACTCAGAAGGAGTTTTTCACGATATGGACAGTGACAGCATCAGCCACCTGGGAGACTGCCTGCTGTCAACGGCTGAAGCCAACCTCCTCCAAGCCCGCGTGGGCAACCCCATTGACCGACTCTACTCCATGCAGAGCTCCTACTTCACATCCTGA